The Bradyrhizobium sp. WBAH42 genome includes a window with the following:
- the hpaR gene encoding homoprotocatechuate degradation operon regulator HpaR, translating into MTKKSADPANGHPPAARQVPMRDFSRSLPMSLLRAREAVMRQFRPSLREHGLTEQQWRILRALAAIEAVEVTELARTAFLLGPSLSRILRDLEARNLIERKTAKADQRRSMVSISKEGLKLMASVAPTSEAIYAEITRRFGARKLAELQEMLGELERSLAGLGGADETIAEE; encoded by the coding sequence ATGACCAAGAAATCCGCCGATCCCGCCAACGGTCACCCGCCGGCCGCGCGCCAGGTGCCGATGCGCGATTTCTCGCGCTCGCTGCCGATGTCGTTGCTGCGGGCCCGGGAAGCGGTGATGCGGCAGTTTCGTCCCTCGCTGCGCGAGCACGGCCTGACCGAGCAGCAATGGCGCATCCTGCGGGCGCTGGCGGCGATCGAGGCGGTCGAGGTCACGGAACTCGCGCGCACCGCGTTCCTGCTCGGGCCGAGCCTGTCGCGCATCCTGCGCGATCTCGAGGCCCGCAACCTGATCGAGCGCAAGACCGCGAAAGCGGATCAGCGCCGCAGCATGGTCTCGATCTCGAAGGAAGGGCTGAAGCTGATGGCGTCGGTCGCGCCGACGTCGGAGGCGATCTATGCCGAGATCACGCGGCGCTTTGGCGCCCGCAAGCTCGCCGAATTGCAGGAGATGCTCGGCGAGCTCGAACGGAGCCTTGCGGGGCTCGGAGGCGCGGACGAGACAATAGCCGAGGAGTGA
- a CDS encoding 5-carboxymethyl-2-hydroxymuconate Delta-isomerase, translating into MPHFTIEYSANLDGRLDIAAVCEVVRKAASETGIFPLGGIRVRAVRCEHYAIADARQDYGFLDMVLRIGEGRDLPTRQKAGEHVFQALSKHLDPVFAASKFALSFDMQINDKDTSWKRNNIHDALKAEAAHG; encoded by the coding sequence ATGCCGCATTTCACCATCGAATATTCGGCCAATCTCGACGGCCGCCTCGACATCGCCGCGGTATGCGAGGTCGTGCGCAAGGCAGCCAGCGAGACCGGCATCTTCCCGCTCGGCGGCATCCGCGTTCGCGCTGTCAGGTGCGAGCATTATGCGATCGCGGATGCGCGGCAGGACTACGGGTTCCTGGACATGGTGCTGCGCATCGGCGAGGGCCGCGACCTTCCCACCCGCCAGAAAGCCGGCGAGCATGTTTTTCAGGCGCTCTCGAAGCATCTCGACCCCGTCTTCGCCGCCAGCAAGTTCGCTCTGTCGTTCGACATGCAGATCAACGACAAGGACACCAGCTGGAAGCGCAACAATATTCACGACGCCCTGAAAGCGGAGGCCGCTCATGGATAA
- the alkB gene encoding DNA oxidative demethylase AlkB has product MTGDLFDSVAEAQPQREAIADGAVLLRGFVKPIESGLIDAVRAIVAQSPFRRMTTPGGHQMSVAMTNCGERGWITDHTGYRYDPIDPRTAAPWPAMPPLFCDLARRAAEQGGFEGFAPDACLVNCYEPGTRLSLHQDKDELDYSAPIVSVSLGLPATFLFGGLARSDKPRRFRLVHGDVVVWGGASRLAYHGVAPLADGEHPLLGRKRINLTFRRTR; this is encoded by the coding sequence TTGACGGGTGATTTGTTCGACAGCGTCGCCGAGGCGCAGCCGCAGCGCGAGGCGATCGCCGACGGCGCCGTGCTGCTACGCGGCTTCGTCAAGCCGATCGAGAGCGGGCTGATCGACGCGGTGCGCGCCATCGTGGCGCAATCGCCGTTCCGGCGGATGACGACGCCCGGCGGCCATCAGATGTCGGTGGCGATGACCAATTGCGGCGAGCGCGGCTGGATCACCGACCACACCGGCTATCGCTACGATCCGATCGATCCGCGCACCGCTGCGCCATGGCCGGCGATGCCGCCGCTGTTTTGCGATCTCGCCCGCCGCGCCGCGGAACAGGGCGGCTTTGAAGGCTTTGCCCCCGATGCCTGCCTCGTCAATTGCTACGAGCCGGGCACGCGGCTGTCGCTGCATCAGGACAAGGACGAGCTGGATTATTCCGCGCCGATCGTCTCGGTCTCGCTCGGCCTGCCCGCGACCTTCCTGTTCGGCGGCCTCGCGCGCAGCGACAAGCCGCGCCGCTTCCGGCTCGTCCATGGCGACGTGGTGGTCTGGGGCGGGGCCAGCAGGCTCGCCTATCACGGCGTCGCGCCGCTCGCCGACGGCGAGCATCCGCTGCTGGGAAGGAAGCGGATCAATCTGACTTTCCGCAGGACGCGCTGA
- a CDS encoding fumarylacetoacetate hydrolase family protein: protein MKLPRLATFSVKGDVGYGAVLEGGIVDLSARYAKTYPTLREVIAAGKLISFAEEAASRTPDHALTEITWLPPIPAPEKIICIGVNYPDRNAEYKDGQEAPKYPSMFMRSPRSFVGHDTPLVRPRASAQLDYEGEIALVIGKQGRHIPESSALDHIAALTLCNEGSVRDWLRHAKFNVTQGKNFDSSGSLGPWLVPYTKESQVADIRLTTHVNGELRQDDRTSRLMFSFRYLISYISTFATLVPGDVIVTGTPTGAGARFDPPRYLKPGDVIEVAAEGIGSLRNGVVDEA, encoded by the coding sequence ATGAAGTTGCCTCGTCTCGCCACTTTTTCCGTCAAGGGTGATGTCGGCTATGGCGCCGTCCTGGAGGGCGGCATCGTCGATCTCTCCGCCCGCTATGCCAAGACCTATCCGACGCTGCGCGAGGTGATCGCTGCGGGCAAGCTCATCAGCTTTGCCGAAGAGGCCGCCAGCCGCACGCCGGATCACGCGCTCACTGAGATCACCTGGCTGCCGCCGATCCCGGCGCCGGAGAAGATCATCTGCATCGGCGTCAACTATCCCGACCGCAATGCCGAGTACAAGGACGGTCAAGAGGCGCCGAAATATCCGAGCATGTTCATGCGCTCGCCCCGCTCCTTCGTCGGCCACGACACGCCGCTGGTGCGCCCGCGTGCCTCCGCGCAGCTCGACTATGAGGGCGAGATCGCGCTGGTGATCGGCAAGCAGGGCCGGCATATCCCCGAAAGCAGCGCGCTCGACCACATCGCCGCGCTCACGCTCTGCAACGAAGGCTCGGTGCGCGACTGGCTGCGCCACGCCAAGTTCAACGTGACGCAGGGCAAGAACTTCGATTCCAGCGGCAGCCTCGGTCCGTGGCTGGTGCCCTACACGAAGGAGTCCCAGGTCGCCGACATCCGCCTCACCACGCATGTCAACGGTGAGCTCAGGCAGGACGACCGCACCAGCCGGCTGATGTTTTCGTTCCGCTACCTCATCAGCTATATCTCGACCTTCGCAACGCTCGTTCCCGGCGACGTGATCGTCACGGGGACGCCGACCGGCGCCGGTGCGCGGTTCGATCCACCGCGATATTTGAAGCCGGGCGACGTAATCGAAGTTGCGGCCGAGGGCATCGGCTCTTTGCGCAACGGCGTCGTCGACGAGGCCTGA
- a CDS encoding thiamine pyrophosphate-dependent enzyme, which translates to MTTLTGGEAIVSGLVAHGVDTVFGLPGAQVYGLFDAFHQAQLKVIGARHEQACGYMAFGYARASGRPGVFSVVPGPGVLNASAALLTAFGCNEPVLCVTGQVPTQFLGKGRGHLHEMPDQLATLRTYVKWADRIEHPGNAPTIVSRAFQEMMSGRRGPASVEMPWDVFTQRAATVPAQVLEPLSEPQPDPDMIKQAAALIKASKAPMIFVGSGAIEAGEEILELAETIDAPVVAFRSGRGIVSNAHELGLTMAAAYKLWPTTDLMIAIGTRAELPASGFRWPYQPSGLKSIRIDIDPAEMRRLAADVAIVADAKAGTADLVAAVKKAGYAKSRSRREDIREATAAAQAEIQRVQPQMAYLNILREVLPADAIVTDELSQVGFASWYGFPVYQPRTFITSGYQGTLGSGFPTALGAKVANPDKPVVAITGDGGFMFGVQELATAVQFNIGVVTLVFNNNAYGNVRRDQRERFDGRVVASDLVNPDFVKLAESFGVTAARVTAPEQFRAAMEKALGHGGPVLISVEVPRDSEVSPWAFIHPPKP; encoded by the coding sequence ATGACCACCCTCACCGGCGGCGAAGCGATCGTAAGCGGGCTTGTCGCCCACGGCGTCGACACCGTGTTCGGCCTGCCCGGCGCGCAGGTCTACGGCCTGTTCGACGCCTTCCACCAGGCGCAGCTCAAGGTGATCGGCGCACGACACGAGCAGGCCTGCGGCTACATGGCATTCGGCTACGCGCGCGCCAGCGGCAGGCCCGGCGTGTTCAGCGTGGTGCCCGGCCCGGGCGTGCTCAACGCCAGCGCGGCGCTGCTCACCGCCTTCGGCTGCAACGAGCCGGTACTCTGCGTCACCGGCCAGGTGCCGACGCAATTCCTCGGCAAGGGCCGCGGCCATCTGCACGAGATGCCGGACCAGCTCGCGACCTTGCGCACCTATGTGAAATGGGCCGACCGGATCGAACATCCCGGCAACGCGCCGACAATCGTGTCGCGCGCGTTCCAGGAGATGATGTCTGGGCGGCGCGGTCCCGCCTCGGTCGAGATGCCCTGGGACGTCTTCACGCAGCGCGCGGCAACAGTGCCTGCGCAGGTGCTGGAGCCGCTGTCGGAGCCGCAGCCCGATCCCGATATGATCAAGCAGGCGGCAGCGCTGATCAAGGCGAGCAAGGCGCCGATGATCTTCGTCGGCAGCGGCGCGATCGAAGCGGGTGAGGAGATCCTCGAGCTCGCCGAGACGATCGATGCGCCCGTGGTCGCCTTCCGCAGCGGCCGCGGCATCGTCTCCAATGCCCACGAGCTCGGGCTCACCATGGCCGCCGCCTACAAGCTCTGGCCGACAACCGATCTGATGATCGCCATCGGCACCCGCGCCGAGTTGCCGGCCTCCGGCTTCCGCTGGCCCTATCAACCGAGCGGCCTGAAATCCATTCGCATCGACATCGATCCGGCCGAGATGCGCCGGCTCGCCGCCGATGTTGCAATTGTCGCCGATGCCAAGGCCGGTACGGCCGATCTCGTCGCGGCCGTGAAGAAGGCCGGCTACGCCAAGAGCCGCAGCCGACGCGAAGACATTCGCGAGGCCACCGCAGCAGCGCAAGCCGAGATCCAGCGCGTCCAGCCGCAGATGGCCTATCTCAACATCCTGCGCGAGGTGCTGCCGGCGGACGCAATCGTCACCGACGAACTGTCGCAGGTCGGCTTCGCCTCCTGGTACGGCTTTCCGGTCTACCAGCCGCGCACCTTCATCACCTCGGGCTACCAGGGCACGCTCGGCTCGGGCTTTCCGACTGCGCTCGGCGCCAAGGTCGCCAATCCCGACAAGCCTGTCGTCGCCATCACCGGCGACGGCGGCTTCATGTTCGGCGTGCAGGAGCTTGCCACCGCGGTGCAGTTCAACATCGGCGTGGTGACGCTGGTGTTCAACAACAACGCCTATGGCAATGTCCGCCGCGACCAGCGCGAACGCTTCGACGGCCGCGTCGTGGCCTCCGATCTCGTCAATCCGGATTTCGTCAAGCTCGCGGAGTCCTTTGGCGTGACTGCTGCGCGCGTCACCGCGCCGGAGCAGTTCAGGGCGGCAATGGAGAAGGCGCTCGGCCACGGCGGGCCGGTGCTGATTTCCGTCGAGGTGCCCAGGGATTCCGAAGTCAGCCCGTGGGCTTTCATTCACCCGCCGAAGCCTTAA
- the hpaH gene encoding 2-oxo-hept-4-ene-1,7-dioate hydratase, whose amino-acid sequence MALSNDDIQACSRRLHQAEKTRTQIRQLSQDFPDITIADAYAIQKAWVDVKIAEGRVVKGHKIGLTSKAMQSALGIDEPDSGVLLDDMFFADGGIVPTERFIATRVEAELAFVMSKRLSGPDCTLFDVLNATDFVVPALEILDTRIERVDPKTKATRKIFDTIADNAANAGIVLGGRPIRPLDADLRWIGALCFRNGQLEETGLAAGVLNHPATAVAWLANKIAPLGLALEPGQVVLAGSFIRPIETRKGDTIQADYGAYGSVSCYFA is encoded by the coding sequence ATGGCGCTTTCCAACGACGATATCCAGGCTTGCTCGAGGCGTCTGCACCAGGCGGAGAAAACCCGCACGCAGATCCGGCAGCTCTCGCAAGACTTCCCCGACATCACCATCGCGGACGCCTACGCGATTCAGAAGGCCTGGGTCGACGTCAAGATCGCCGAGGGGCGGGTGGTCAAAGGCCACAAGATCGGCCTGACCTCGAAGGCGATGCAGAGCGCGCTTGGCATTGACGAGCCGGATTCCGGCGTGCTGCTCGACGACATGTTCTTCGCCGATGGCGGAATCGTTCCGACCGAGCGCTTCATCGCGACGCGCGTCGAAGCCGAGCTCGCCTTCGTCATGAGCAAGCGCCTTTCAGGGCCCGACTGCACGCTATTCGACGTGCTCAACGCCACCGACTTCGTGGTGCCGGCGCTGGAGATCCTGGATACGCGCATCGAGCGCGTCGATCCCAAGACCAAGGCGACGCGCAAGATCTTCGACACCATCGCCGACAATGCGGCGAATGCCGGCATCGTGCTCGGCGGGCGGCCGATCCGCCCGCTGGATGCTGACCTGCGCTGGATCGGCGCGCTGTGCTTTAGGAACGGCCAGCTGGAAGAGACCGGCCTTGCCGCCGGCGTGCTCAATCATCCTGCGACCGCCGTGGCGTGGCTTGCCAACAAGATCGCGCCGCTTGGGCTGGCGCTCGAACCGGGCCAGGTTGTGCTCGCCGGCTCGTTCATCCGTCCGATCGAGACCCGCAAGGGCGACACAATCCAGGCCGATTATGGCGCCTACGGCTCGGTGAGCTGCTACTTCGCGTAA
- a CDS encoding 2OG-Fe(II) oxygenase: protein MTATARKSPQKPSADLAAHVDAFDWPQITAELDTQGCAVLKNLLTPDQCRAIAALYPDDAHFRSRIVMSRHGFGRGEYKYFSYPLPDLIAQLRPALYPHLQAVANRWNEAMGIDIRYPATHAAFLKRCHDAGQARPTPLLLQYEAGDYNCLHQDLYGEHVFPLQVAILLSEPGRDFTGGEFVLTEQRPRMQSRAEVVPLMQGDAVAFAVHHRPVQGTRGTYRVNLRHGVSRIRSGQRHTLGVIFHDAK from the coding sequence ATGACAGCAACAGCACGCAAATCGCCCCAGAAGCCATCCGCCGACCTCGCCGCCCACGTCGATGCCTTCGACTGGCCCCAAATCACCGCCGAGCTCGACACCCAGGGCTGCGCCGTCCTGAAGAACCTGCTGACGCCGGACCAATGCCGCGCCATCGCCGCGCTCTACCCGGACGATGCGCACTTCCGCAGCCGCATCGTCATGAGCCGCCATGGCTTTGGTCGCGGCGAGTACAAGTACTTTTCCTATCCGCTGCCCGATCTGATCGCGCAGCTCCGCCCCGCGCTCTACCCGCATCTTCAAGCCGTCGCCAATCGCTGGAACGAGGCGATGGGGATCGACATCCGCTATCCCGCCACACACGCGGCATTCCTGAAACGCTGCCACGACGCCGGGCAGGCGCGGCCGACGCCGCTGCTGCTGCAATATGAGGCCGGCGACTACAACTGCCTGCACCAGGACCTCTATGGCGAGCACGTGTTCCCGCTCCAGGTTGCGATCCTGCTCTCCGAGCCCGGACGCGATTTCACCGGCGGCGAGTTCGTGCTGACCGAGCAGCGCCCGCGCATGCAGTCGCGGGCCGAGGTGGTGCCGCTGATGCAGGGCGATGCGGTCGCCTTCGCTGTGCATCATCGCCCGGTGCAGGGGACACGCGGCACCTACCGCGTTAATCTCCGCCACGGCGTCAGCCGGATCAGGTCCGGCCAGCGCCACACGCTGGGTGTGATTTTCCACGATGCCAAATGA
- the hpaD gene encoding 3,4-dihydroxyphenylacetate 2,3-dioxygenase — protein sequence MPVPQHIFEPPFNIIRSSHVVLEVTDLKLSREFYETIVGLHVEDADDNAVYLRAAEEHQHHSLVLRKAAVPACARLGFKVGNDKDLDKAAAFLSETGLSYAFVDQPFQGRTLQFTDPFGFQIELYAAMERRPHLLRRYDLYRGCHPQRLDHFNVFAAEVQDTMEFYARLGFRLTEYAEEDGPNGRIAAAWMHRKGNVHDFAITNGKGPRLHHFAYWTPTAMNIIHLCDVMASQGFVKNIERGPGRHGISNAFFLYVRDPDGHRIELYTSDYFTGDHDHEPLRWSLRDPRRQTLWGAPAPRSWFEQGSPFTGQAVREPKFVADVLVAD from the coding sequence ATGCCCGTACCGCAACACATCTTCGAGCCGCCGTTCAACATCATCCGCTCCAGCCACGTCGTGCTCGAGGTGACCGACCTGAAGCTGAGCCGCGAGTTCTACGAGACCATTGTCGGCCTCCACGTCGAGGACGCCGACGACAACGCCGTGTACCTGCGCGCCGCCGAGGAGCACCAGCATCACTCGCTGGTGCTGCGCAAGGCAGCCGTGCCGGCTTGCGCCCGGCTCGGCTTCAAGGTCGGCAACGACAAGGATCTCGACAAGGCCGCCGCTTTCCTGTCCGAGACCGGCCTTTCCTACGCCTTCGTCGATCAGCCGTTCCAGGGCCGCACGCTGCAATTCACCGACCCCTTCGGCTTCCAGATCGAGCTCTATGCTGCCATGGAGCGGCGGCCGCATCTCTTGCGCCGCTACGACCTCTACCGGGGCTGCCACCCGCAGCGGCTCGACCATTTCAACGTCTTCGCCGCCGAAGTGCAGGACACGATGGAATTCTACGCCCGGCTCGGCTTCCGCCTCACCGAATATGCCGAGGAGGACGGGCCGAATGGACGCATCGCCGCGGCCTGGATGCACCGCAAGGGCAACGTCCACGATTTTGCGATCACCAACGGCAAGGGCCCGCGGCTGCACCATTTCGCCTATTGGACGCCGACGGCGATGAACATCATCCATCTCTGCGATGTTATGGCCTCGCAGGGTTTTGTGAAGAACATCGAACGCGGCCCGGGACGCCACGGCATCTCGAACGCGTTCTTCCTCTATGTGCGCGATCCCGACGGGCACCGCATCGAGCTCTACACCAGCGATTATTTCACGGGGGATCACGACCATGAGCCGCTGCGCTGGTCGCTGCGCGATCCGCGCCGTCAGACGCTGTGGGGCGCCCCTGCCCCGCGCTCCTGGTTCGAACAGGGCTCGCCGTTCACGGGCCAGGCCGTGCGCGAGCCGAAATTCGTGGCCGATGTGCTGGTGGCGGACTGA
- a CDS encoding UxaA family hydrolase, producing MTISPVIRLHPDDGVVIARASLPPGTLVADGVSTVDRIPSGHKVAIKPIAVGEPIRRYGQIIGFATQAIAPGQHVHVQNCGMGDFSKDYAYCVDVKPTPNFDLPATFEGIRRPDGRVATRNYIGILTSVNCSAHVASLVADVFKKNPFTGDNPLADFPNVDGVVALTHKTGCGMTQNEPLALLRRTLGGYARHVNFSHVIVLGLGCEVNQIGGLMEEQKLAGRLRAMDIQEVGGTRKTVEAGIAFVREALTDANKVKRETVPASELTVALQCGGSDGYSGVSANPALGSASDLIVRHGGTVILSETPETYGAEHLLTRRAVSREVGEKLVDLMRWWDEYTTREGAEMNANPSPGNKAGGLTTILEKSLGAMAKAGTTNLVEVLRYAEPVTKKGFVFMDTPGYDPVAATGQVAGGANLVCFTTGRGSVFGCKPAPSIKLATNTPMYKRMEEDMDVNCGTILEGEESVEQCGQRIFELILKTASGQPTKSESFDFGGAEFAPWVLGATM from the coding sequence ATGACCATCAGCCCCGTCATCCGCCTGCATCCCGATGATGGCGTGGTGATCGCGCGCGCGAGCCTGCCGCCGGGAACATTGGTCGCCGACGGCGTGAGCACGGTCGATCGCATCCCCTCCGGCCACAAGGTCGCGATCAAGCCGATCGCGGTAGGAGAGCCGATCAGGCGCTACGGTCAGATCATCGGCTTTGCCACGCAAGCGATCGCGCCGGGCCAGCACGTGCACGTGCAGAACTGCGGCATGGGTGATTTCTCAAAGGACTATGCCTATTGCGTCGACGTCAAGCCGACGCCGAATTTCGACCTGCCGGCGACCTTCGAAGGCATCCGCCGTCCGGACGGCCGCGTCGCCACGCGCAACTATATCGGCATCCTCACCTCGGTGAATTGCAGCGCGCATGTCGCGAGCCTCGTCGCCGACGTCTTCAAGAAGAATCCGTTCACCGGCGACAATCCGCTCGCCGACTTCCCCAACGTCGACGGCGTGGTCGCGCTGACCCACAAGACCGGCTGCGGCATGACGCAGAACGAGCCGCTGGCGCTGCTTCGCCGCACCCTCGGCGGCTATGCGCGGCACGTCAATTTCTCCCACGTCATCGTGCTCGGCCTCGGCTGCGAGGTGAACCAGATCGGAGGCCTGATGGAAGAGCAGAAGCTCGCCGGACGCCTGCGCGCGATGGACATCCAGGAGGTCGGCGGCACCCGCAAGACAGTGGAGGCCGGCATCGCCTTCGTGCGCGAGGCGCTGACTGACGCCAACAAGGTCAAGCGCGAGACGGTGCCGGCGAGCGAGCTCACCGTGGCGCTGCAATGCGGCGGCTCGGACGGCTATTCCGGCGTCTCGGCCAATCCTGCGCTCGGCTCGGCCAGCGATCTCATCGTACGTCACGGCGGCACCGTGATCCTGTCGGAGACGCCGGAGACCTACGGCGCCGAGCATCTCTTGACGCGCCGCGCCGTCAGCCGCGAGGTCGGCGAGAAGCTGGTCGACCTCATGCGCTGGTGGGACGAATATACGACGCGCGAAGGCGCCGAGATGAACGCCAATCCCAGCCCCGGCAACAAGGCCGGCGGCCTCACCACCATCCTGGAGAAGTCGCTCGGCGCGATGGCCAAGGCCGGCACCACCAACCTCGTCGAGGTGCTGCGCTACGCCGAGCCCGTCACCAAGAAGGGCTTCGTGTTCATGGACACGCCCGGCTACGATCCGGTCGCCGCGACCGGACAGGTCGCCGGCGGCGCCAACCTCGTCTGCTTCACCACGGGCCGCGGCAGCGTGTTCGGCTGCAAGCCGGCGCCGTCGATCAAGCTCGCCACCAACACGCCCATGTACAAGCGCATGGAAGAGGACATGGACGTCAATTGCGGCACCATCCTCGAAGGCGAGGAGAGCGTCGAACAATGCGGCCAGCGCATCTTCGAGCTCATCCTCAAGACTGCCTCGGGTCAGCCGACCAAGAGCGAGAGCTTTGATTTCGGCGGCGCCGAGTTCGCGCCCTGGGTGCTGGGCGCGACGATGTGA
- a CDS encoding HpcH/HpaI aldolase/citrate lyase family protein, whose protein sequence is MANKVKEIWKSGKAVVNAWLAIPSGFSAEMIAQCGFDSVTVDMQHGVQDYLSMVQCFQAMDKHPITPMVRVPWNEPGIIGKVLDGGAYGVICPMVNTPQEARNLVSYSKYPPKGVRSNGPIRAGMYGTAGSYQKTANDEIVLLPMMETRTAVENMEAILDVEGIDGVYIGPSDLGFSYGLEPKLDRSEPEILAIYDKIIKECGKRGLNPGIHCSGAEGAARAINMGFKLVTLSNEVGLMTTYAKMQVNATRKDSGGKA, encoded by the coding sequence GTGGCGAATAAAGTCAAAGAGATCTGGAAGTCGGGCAAGGCCGTCGTCAACGCGTGGCTTGCCATACCCTCCGGCTTCTCGGCCGAGATGATCGCGCAATGCGGCTTCGACAGCGTCACGGTCGACATGCAGCACGGCGTGCAGGACTATCTCTCGATGGTGCAGTGCTTCCAGGCCATGGACAAGCATCCGATCACCCCGATGGTCCGCGTGCCCTGGAACGAGCCCGGCATCATCGGCAAGGTGCTCGATGGCGGCGCCTATGGCGTGATCTGCCCGATGGTCAACACGCCGCAGGAAGCCCGGAACCTGGTCTCCTATTCGAAATATCCGCCCAAGGGCGTGCGCTCCAACGGCCCGATCCGCGCCGGCATGTACGGCACCGCGGGCTCCTATCAGAAGACGGCCAACGACGAGATCGTGCTGCTGCCGATGATGGAGACGCGGACCGCAGTCGAGAACATGGAAGCCATCCTCGACGTCGAGGGCATCGACGGCGTCTATATCGGACCGTCCGATCTCGGCTTCTCCTACGGCCTCGAGCCCAAGCTCGACCGCAGCGAGCCCGAGATCCTCGCGATCTACGACAAGATCATCAAGGAGTGCGGCAAGCGCGGCCTCAACCCGGGCATCCATTGCAGCGGCGCCGAAGGCGCAGCGCGCGCCATCAACATGGGCTTCAAGCTGGTGACGCTGTCGAACGAGGTCGGCCTGATGACGACCTACGCCAAGATGCAGGTGAACGCGACCCGCAAGGATTCGGGCGGCAAGGCTTGA
- the hpaE gene encoding 5-carboxymethyl-2-hydroxymuconate semialdehyde dehydrogenase: protein MDKPTPKADLFQANRDRVAPLLKTLRADGIGHMIDGKTVASISGETFETRSPVDGAVLASVARGSAEDIDAAATAAALAFKSWRDMGPAMRKKLLHRVADAIEDNADDIAVLECIDTGQAYRFMAKAAIRAAENFRFFADKCAEARDGLNTPSDEHWNVSTRVPIGPVGVITPWNTPFMLSTWKIAPALAAGCTVVHKPAEWSPVTASILAKLVKDAGVPDGVLNTVHGFGEEAGKALTEHPAIKAIGFVGESATGSAIMMQGAPTLKRVHFELGGKNPVIVFDDADLDRALDAVVFMIYSLNGERCTSSSRLLIQQSIADKFVAKLTARVKALRVGHPLDPATEIGPLIHERHLAKVCSYFDVARQDGATIAVGGKAYDGPGGGHYVEPTLVTGAHGKMRVAQEEVFGPFLTVLPFRDEADAIEIANDIRYGLTGYVWTNDVGRALRVADALEAGMIWLNSENVRHLPTPFGGMKASGIGRDGGDYSFDFYMETKHVSLARGTHKIQKLGI, encoded by the coding sequence ATGGATAAGCCCACGCCGAAAGCCGATCTATTCCAGGCCAACCGCGACCGCGTCGCGCCGCTGCTGAAGACTCTGCGCGCGGACGGCATCGGCCACATGATCGACGGCAAGACCGTCGCCTCGATCTCAGGCGAGACCTTCGAGACCAGATCGCCGGTCGATGGTGCCGTGCTCGCCAGCGTCGCGCGGGGCAGTGCCGAGGATATCGACGCGGCGGCGACCGCGGCTGCGCTCGCGTTCAAGTCCTGGCGCGACATGGGGCCGGCGATGCGGAAGAAGCTGCTGCATCGGGTGGCCGACGCGATCGAGGACAATGCCGACGACATCGCGGTGCTGGAATGCATCGACACCGGCCAGGCCTATCGCTTCATGGCCAAGGCCGCGATCCGCGCCGCGGAGAATTTCCGCTTCTTCGCCGACAAATGCGCGGAGGCACGCGACGGCCTCAACACGCCGAGCGACGAGCACTGGAACGTCTCAACGCGCGTGCCGATCGGTCCCGTCGGCGTGATCACGCCGTGGAACACGCCGTTCATGCTTTCGACCTGGAAGATCGCCCCGGCGCTGGCCGCCGGCTGCACCGTCGTGCACAAGCCGGCCGAATGGTCGCCGGTGACGGCCTCTATCCTGGCGAAGCTCGTCAAGGACGCCGGCGTTCCCGACGGCGTGCTCAACACCGTGCACGGCTTTGGCGAGGAAGCGGGCAAGGCGCTGACCGAGCATCCCGCCATCAAGGCGATCGGCTTCGTCGGCGAGAGCGCGACGGGCTCGGCCATCATGATGCAGGGCGCGCCGACGCTGAAGCGCGTGCATTTCGAACTCGGCGGCAAGAACCCGGTGATCGTGTTCGACGACGCCGATCTCGACCGCGCGCTCGACGCCGTCGTGTTCATGATCTACTCGCTCAACGGCGAGCGCTGCACCTCATCGAGCCGGCTGCTGATCCAACAGAGCATCGCGGACAAGTTCGTGGCGAAGCTGACCGCACGGGTGAAGGCGCTGAGGGTCGGCCATCCCCTCGATCCCGCCACCGAGATCGGGCCGCTGATCCACGAGCGGCATCTGGCAAAGGTCTGCTCCTATTTCGACGTCGCGCGCCAGGACGGCGCCACGATCGCGGTCGGCGGCAAGGCCTATGACGGGCCGGGCGGCGGACATTATGTCGAGCCCACCTTGGTCACCGGCGCGCACGGCAAGATGCGCGTGGCGCAGGAGGAGGTGTTCGGCCCGTTCCTCACCGTGCTGCCGTTCCGAGACGAGGCGGACGCAATCGAGATCGCCAACGACATCCGCTATGGCCTGACAGGCTATGTCTGGACCAACGACGTCGGCCGTGCCTTGCGCGTTGCCGACGCGCTGGAGGCCGGCATGATCTGGCTGAACTCGGAGAACGTCCGCCATCTGCCGACGCCGTTCGGCGGCATGAAGGCTTCAGGCATCGGCCGCGACGGCGGCGATTACTCGTTCGACTTCTACATGGAAACCAAGCACGTCTCGCTGGCGCGGGGCACGCACAAGATTCAGAAGCTGGGAATTTGA